The stretch of DNA GATGGAAAGGGAACCGGTCACCGTCGCCAGCGACACCCTGGTGGCCGAGGCTATCTCCTTGCTGGTGGAGGAGAACCTGCGGGCCTTGCCGGTGGTGGACGATGGAGTGCTGCGGGGCCTGGTGACCCGCAAGGATTTACAGGGCTGCGCCACCGCCGTGGCCCGGGCCCAGAACGAGCACGAGAACGACTACTTTCTCCACCGCCTGAGGATCAAGGACATCATGATCCGCATGCCCAACACGGTGGAAGTAGGGGACACGGTGGAGTCTTGCATGCTCAAGGGGCAAGAGGAGCTCATCCGCAACTACCCGGTAATGGATCAGGGGAAGTTGGTGGGCATGATCTCCTCGCTGGAACTCTTTTCAGCCCTGAGCAGCATTCTGGGGGCCAATGAAATCTGGTGCGGCATCACCTTGGAGGCCATGCCCATAGAGAGCGGCACCATCGCCAAGGTGACCCAGGTGGTGGAGGATACCGGCGCGATTCTTTTCGGCGTTTTCACTATGCGTCTGCCTGGCGTGGAGGGGAAACGGATCATCCTGCGTTTTGACGGGGGCGCTGATGTGGAAACGGTGGCCCGGGCCCTGGAGCAAGCCGGCTACCGGATTTTCGAAAAAACCAATGCCGTGCAAACTTGCGGCCATGAATCATAAGGCAAGCGGCGGGATGATTTCGGCATGAACACCGTCACGGTAAAAACCGCCGCCGGGCGCTACAACTTGGAAGCATCGGCGGTATGGATCGGCCCTGATCTTCTGGTCTACGTGTGGGGCGGCGAGGCTCCCCACATCGGGTCGGTGGCCATGGCCACTCCGCGGCCCAGCCTGGCCGATCCCGCGCGCGCCAGCTCCACCGCCTCGGTGTTCACCTACGTGGGCCACAAGGAAGACGCCCTGGCCAAGGGGATGGCCGAGCGGCTCTCCGCCGCCTTGGAGGCCAAGGTGGTGGTGACGGCGGGCATTCACTGGGACGGCCTGGACCGGACGGGCATCGGGCAG from Desulfarculaceae bacterium encodes:
- a CDS encoding CBS domain-containing protein encodes the protein MILRNWMEREPVTVASDTLVAEAISLLVEENLRALPVVDDGVLRGLVTRKDLQGCATAVARAQNEHENDYFLHRLRIKDIMIRMPNTVEVGDTVESCMLKGQEELIRNYPVMDQGKLVGMISSLELFSALSSILGANEIWCGITLEAMPIESGTIAKVTQVVEDTGAILFGVFTMRLPGVEGKRIILRFDGGADVETVARALEQAGYRIFEKTNAVQTCGHES